The genomic DNA TATCAACATAGCATACAAAACAAGGGATATCAACATAGCATACAAAACAAGGGATATCAACATAGCATACAAAACAAGTGATATCAACATAGCATACAAAACAAGGGATATCAACATAGCATACAAAACAAGGGATATCAACATAGCATACAAAACAAGGGATATCAACATAGCATACAAAACAAGTGATATCAACATAGCATACAAAACAAGTGATATCAACATAGCATACAAAACAAGGGATATCAACATAGCATACAAAACAAGGGATATCAACATAGCATACAAAACAAGGGATATCAACATAGCATACAAAACAAGTGATATCAACATAGCATACAAAACAAGGGATATCAACATAGCATACAAAACAAGTGATATCAACAGTTTTGTTACAATCTAGCTGCTGCTGCCCAAACTAGCCTCTGatcttcatatctccacatagCTGTGCCCTTGAAAGATATGAAAAGGACAGGATGGACCACAAACTGTGGTCACTCTCAGACGGCCCTTTGTCTTCGGTCGCGTGACGAAATTACACAAAGACAAGAGTGAAAAAACACTAGCTTCTTCATACATGACAGAAACAGACAGTGGAAATGTATAATGGCTTATACCTGCGTATGTGTATAACAGAGTTTGTCATTTTCCCTCCATAAGTGTGACACCTACAAATGTCAATCATGTTGAATTCATGAATGCCGATGTAATAACAGTAGGGGtgcatgggtaaaatcactggggaagccaagccaggggGTTTGGGGGggaacctatgtgttgtgataattgtgatGTTCCATCCTCttaggccaggggcacaatgtatgaattcaTGGTTGGATCCGATTCACCAATATAATCATGGGCCAGGACGgataattaagtaaaaccacaagttcgagatgcaacaattcacatTTTCTTCTGGCAATGACGTTTGGTTTCATGTGATGTGATTACattgaagccaaatccaaactgactTCCCTTTGCATTTTTTAGGGGGTGGGACCAGGATCATTTACAGTTCAGCTTGCTCAGTTAATTTCAACGCTGATTGGCtgttattgtttgtttgtttttcatcAAGGGAGGCCTAAATGCTATGTGGCTTCgcttgcattcaatgctatgggCGGCAACAATATCATCCTCTTTTTGACAAGACTGCAGtcagatagatgggctacacatacagagacagagggggcgctgtttcgctcgtTCGGGGTTTTCTCTAGTGTGATACATTCATCCTCTTGTAAttattttatgttttgtttttttcttgATCAATGTTTTGGCGGAAGCCttgcttcccttggcatccatgaatacacgccactgaaATAGCATAATGTTGCCTTTTGCGTTAtagcctggttgaaatatgtcgTATGTCCACATGTCATTCGGTGAGTTTTCATAATTGCACACGTGACTGAAACCGATATAAGCTTTTTTTTCACGCGTCCCCCGCCACGCGTGAGAGAATCGATAGGCTTCACTGTAGAGTCCAGGGATTACGCGTCACATAACTGCAGTAGACTACAGCCTCCTCGTTCTCACTGGTACCATCATCACATACCGCGCTGCTGGTCATTTAAGCAGGAGAACTAGTGTCTGCCAATTTTCGCATTTTTATTTTATGTAAGCTACCCGAGGGGAATGAGTCCTCCGTTTGCGGTTCTTGCGGTGTTGGCCGCTTGCCTTTGCGGTGTGCCTCTGCTGGTGGTTTGTAGTGACCATCTAAATTACAGACCCATCATCGGTAAGCCCTTCCGAATCAATCTATAGGGTGACTTTATGTATGAGTGTATCTGGAATGTTCCTTATATGCTGCTGGTAATGTGTTTATTCTAGAATGTTCTGGGACCATTATTGGAGCCAACCAATTTCCAACATGAAATTGTCCATTTTCTAGGAAGTGAAACAAGATAAACTCACTTCAGAATGTCATCTTGATTGTATAGATTTGATAAGTTATAAAAACATATTTGATATTTTTCACTGATCAACGTTAATTCTCGTGTAGCCATTGCAGAGTTATAGACCGGCTGATCAATATTTCGCCTTCTAAAAAGCAGGTTATTTAGAAATGCCTCAAGTGTATATAGGCTAAGTAGCAAAATAGTCTGAAATCGCACATAGACGttgttgagagggagagagggaaaaataATAATGTGAGATGATGATGGCTGTATATATTAACCACACCTGTCTTCACAGTAACCTTTAACCCTATCTATCAGCTTTAAAGCAAACCAAGTGGAGGGTTTGATGccgtttttgttgtttttcaaagGAATAGGGCCTTGTCCAAGCCAGAACTGTCCAGGAGTCTATCtcttgtttctgtagcgtgaggcaacTTGATGTACAACTACACCCACCTAGACATTATGATGAGTCTTGTTGTAGGTTTTTTTAATGGAAAGTGTATTGTTATTTCAGGTGTCCTGGCCCAGGAGAACATAGTAGGAGACCCTCATGCTCAGGGATCCTCCTACATCGCTGCTTCCTATGTGAAGTACCTGGAGAGTGCCGGAGCCAGAGTTGTTCCCATAAGAATACACCAAACAGATGAAGAATATGAGAAGATATTTCACTCCATAAACGGGTGGGTGAAATTATTGTTTACTGTAAAGAGATGAGGGGATGTTGATCTGGAGACGTCCCAGTTCATTCGAATAATTAAAATGCCAGGGACTTTTGGGcaatttggggcggcagcgtagcctagtggttagagcgttggactagtaaccggaaggttgcaagttcaaacccccgagctgacaagttacaaatctgtcgttctgccccctgaacaggcagttaacccactgttcctaggccatcattgaaaataagaatttgttcttaactgacttgcctggttaaataaaggtaaaaaaatatgaacaaatatgatttgaatttgattctgattggttgattggttgttTTAGGTTGCTGCTACCAGGAGGGGATGTTGATCTGGAGACGTCCCAGTTCAGTCGATTGTCAAAGATCTTCTATGATCTGGCCATCAAGGTACATAATATAATAAATGTATCAGTTCCGTACCCATCAAAATCCAATTTGGTTTTTATCCCTGATTGACAATGGCTGTTTTTGAAATTGTTTTCAGTAACTATATAAGTTTTAAATGTTGAATATTCTGTTTGGTACCCACAGTTTAAGACTCCCCTTGACCCTGACCTTTCTATAAACAGTGTAGTGGTGGAGTGTCCACTATATTGCTTCCACCTGTTGAGCAGAACGTCCGGTTGATTCTTGGTCCTCTTGTCGTCATTGTCGTTCCTCTCTCCATGCAGGCCAACGATGCGTCCGAGTACTTCCCTATTTGGGGTACGTGCCAAGGTCTTCAGCAGATGACCGTACTGACCAGCAACAAGAACCTCCTGACTCTAACAGACACTAAGGCTGTGGCCCTGCCTCTCACATTCACCCCAGGTCAGAGACGGCACCACGTTACTGCAGACTTTAGGAGTGAAGGCCTGTGTTTGTCTATGAATATTGATATTGTGCCTTGTACACTGCACAGACCAGGTTTCCCCTCCATAGGAGTACAGGGCTGCGTTCATTTGGGCAGCAAATAGAAAGAAAACCATTACGTTTTCCATTGCTTGACTAAATGCCGGGGGAGAAAAACGGTCCCTGGACCAAAAGAAACTGACCATTGATCTTGACAATCCATTTttgacattttttaaaactaGAATCTGCAGTTGAAATAATAACCCCAGAGGCCAAAACGGTGaaggatgggcctggagaaatgtaaccactttcaaattcatagaccgagctatggatgcaaggactgaccatccatgatatattATAGATTTATCATGTGTTGAGGCTATACATTGTTTACATTCACATTGTTTACAAACGTTAGAAGAAGAAAAGTGTATTTTGTGGTTCTGATTGGGTACGACAGGCATTTTATTTTATATTCTTTAAGAATCAACGGATGTATATATAATTAATTTACCAAAAATGTAtgtaagtccaaaaatgtatgtagcaactaaggattcaAGCTTTTAATATTTGATTTACCTTTGTTTACCACAGCTTCACAGAACAGCCGTCTGTTCAAGACCTTCCCCGGTAGCCTACTACAGTCTCTGTCAGAGGACAACATCACCTCCAACTTCCACAGCTGGAGTCTGTCGCTACAGGTACCGTCTGATCACGTCAATAAACACACAGGAATATGTCTCTGCTACTGTCTGACTGCTGGCTGACTTGTTTTTAGGACTGATAGACTTGTTCTTAGAAAGAGTACAGAAGTGACCACATAGTGTTTGAACAAAcaatattttatcaaattaaAATGCCTctttttttaagtaaaaaaatatatatatatttatggatTTAAAGAGCGCTGTGTTTCGGACAGCATGGTATTCGTCAGGGTGAAGGCCATGCTGCCCAAATAACTCATCAGTTCGCAGGACTTTGTTACATTGAACATGCCATTCAAAGAAAGGCATTTGTATCacat from Oncorhynchus keta strain PuntledgeMale-10-30-2019 chromosome 10, Oket_V2, whole genome shotgun sequence includes the following:
- the zgc:171566 gene encoding zgc:171566, coding for MSPPFAVLAVLAACLCGVPLLVVCSDHLNYRPIIGVLAQENIVGDPHAQGSSYIAASYVKYLESAGARVVPIRIHQTDEEYEKIFHSINGLLLPGGDVDLETSQFSRLSKIFYDLAIKANDASEYFPIWGTCQGLQQMTVLTSNKNLLTLTDTKAVALPLTFTPASQNSRLFKTFPGSLLQSLSEDNITSNFHSWSLSLQNYSRNVKLKRFYKILTTNTDGRREFVSTMEAYHYPFYAVQWHPEKSPFEWVDKPGMVHSAASVRASFYTAHFFVSEAMKNHHVFSSTSEEERALIYNYSPVFTGLDGIFVQNYYFD